From the genome of Streptococcus marmotae, one region includes:
- a CDS encoding ABC transporter permease, whose protein sequence is MVRYILKRIAQAIPLLLLISFIVFSLIQLAPFDVIDSLTTPNMTPEQIELLKEKNGLNQPFFVQYGIWLKNIVTGNFGNSLLTHHSIAADLAEKIPNTISLVLPAYVTALIVAIILGLWSAANKGKWLDRAIDAFASLGIAMPTFWFAMILIYIFGYRLNLFPFIGMHTLGKEGDIGDFLAHFTLPYLTLVMAFMPDLIRYIRASAIVEVDQDYVTVQEAFQASKWEIFGKHIARNVLIPIVTQIGMALPMLVTGALITETIYAWPGVGPYLTAATRALDYPVIMAVMLFSASLVIFGNLLSDILYSIVDPRITRGGES, encoded by the coding sequence TGATGTCATTGATTCATTGACAACGCCAAATATGACACCGGAGCAAATCGAATTATTGAAGGAAAAAAATGGCTTAAATCAACCGTTTTTTGTTCAATATGGTATTTGGTTGAAAAATATTGTGACAGGAAATTTTGGCAATTCGCTTTTAACCCATCACAGTATTGCGGCAGATTTGGCGGAGAAGATTCCAAATACGATTTCGCTGGTATTGCCAGCTTATGTAACAGCCTTGATTGTTGCAATAATTTTAGGGCTTTGGTCGGCTGCTAACAAAGGGAAGTGGCTAGATCGAGCAATTGATGCCTTTGCTTCTTTAGGGATTGCGATGCCGACCTTTTGGTTTGCCATGATTTTAATTTATATTTTCGGCTATCGTTTGAATCTATTTCCATTTATTGGGATGCACACCTTGGGGAAAGAAGGAGATATTGGCGATTTTCTAGCCCATTTTACCCTACCTTATCTTACCTTGGTGATGGCCTTTATGCCGGATTTGATCCGTTACATTCGGGCGTCGGCAATCGTGGAAGTGGACCAAGATTATGTGACGGTACAAGAAGCATTTCAGGCTAGTAAATGGGAAATTTTTGGAAAGCATATCGCGCGGAATGTTTTGATTCCAATTGTGACTCAGATTGGGATGGCTCTGCCCATGTTAGTCACGGGTGCCTTGATTACGGAGACAATCTATGCTTGGCCAGGCGTTGGCCCTTATTTGACAGCAGCCACACGGGCCTTGGACTACCCAGTAATCATGGCTGTCATGCTGTTTTCTGCTAGCTTGGTTATTTTTGGCAACCTCTTGTCTGATATTCTGTATTCGATTGTTGATCCACGGATTACTAGAGGAGGTGAATCGTAA